The Leclercia sp. AS011 DNA segment GCTGTCCTTCCCGGGAGTATCGACATCCATGTTGTGGTGAGTATGTTTGATCAGCCCCGGGCGCACACCTCTGGCACAGAGCGCCGGGATGATGGCTTTTAACAGGGTGGTTTTCCCCGTACCGCTCCAGGCAGCAATCGCTAAAACCGGTATCATCTGTGCCTCCTGGCAGTCTGCATCTCTTCGAGGGTGTTCATATTAATAAATGCCTGTTTCATATCGCTAAAATCGACGGAATGTCCGCCCGCCGGGCGCATAAAAACCATCACCCGTCGTTCGCCTGAGGCTAAATAGTCCTGTAGCTTTGGCATTAACTGGCAGTGCATTAATGCAATGGTGGGATGATCGCGATCGCCGTCGTGCGCCCAGACCACAGGTGCTATTCCCCTGTTTTTAACCAGCCTCTCTGCCAGGCAATCCGGGATAAAAGGGGTATCGCAAGGGCAGAACAGGAACCACTCCGCGTCGCACTGCTGCATGACCGAAAGCATGCCCGCCAGCGGCCCGGGGTAATCAGCCAGCAGATCCGCGTAAACGGGATACCCGCTTTCCTGATAAGTGGCGATATTACGGTTGGCACTGACGGCAAGCGTGTCGACCTGCTTACGCAGCGTTCGCGCAACGTGCTGCCATAACGGCATGCCGTTCAGCTCCTGCAAGCCCTTATCTTTTCCCCCCATGCGGGATGCCTTGCCTCCGGCTAATACCACACCGGTGATGCTGCTTATCTGGCTCAACAATATCGCCTCTTTTCTTGTGGGATTGACCCTGCTAACGTGTCACTCTAAATGAAAGGAGCATTACCATGAAATGTAAACGTCTGAACGAAGTTATTGAACTCCTCCAGCCAGCCTGGCAGAAAGAGCCAGAACTTAACCTGATGCAATTCTTACAGAAACTGGCGCAGGAGTCAGGTTATGACGGAGAACTGGCCGACCTTTCTGATGACATCCTGATCTATCACCTGAAAATGCGTGATTCAGGTAAAGATGCGGTGATCCCGGGTATT contains these protein-coding regions:
- the mobA gene encoding molybdenum cofactor guanylyltransferase MobA; the protein is MSQISSITGVVLAGGKASRMGGKDKGLQELNGMPLWQHVARTLRKQVDTLAVSANRNIATYQESGYPVYADLLADYPGPLAGMLSVMQQCDAEWFLFCPCDTPFIPDCLAERLVKNRGIAPVVWAHDGDRDHPTIALMHCQLMPKLQDYLASGERRVMVFMRPAGGHSVDFSDMKQAFINMNTLEEMQTARRHR
- a CDS encoding YihD family protein, with amino-acid sequence MKCKRLNEVIELLQPAWQKEPELNLMQFLQKLAQESGYDGELADLSDDILIYHLKMRDSGKDAVIPGIQKDYEEDFKTALLRARGVIKE